Proteins from one Triticum aestivum cultivar Chinese Spring chromosome 7A, IWGSC CS RefSeq v2.1, whole genome shotgun sequence genomic window:
- the LOC123148116 gene encoding acyl transferase 7, whose product MRSTGPAATATVTRVAQRVVAPSAPTPGGELPLSWLDRYPTQRALIESLHVFKGRAGDDAAESPVRAIEGALAAALVSYYPIAGRLALSDGGELVVDCTGEGVWFVEATASCTLEEVDYLEYPLMVPKDELLPHPTYPASDPLAEDSVILLVQVTQFACGGFVVGFRFSHAVADGPGAAQFMSAMGEIARGRAAPSLAPAWGREAIPSPPAAPVGPLPVPTELRLQYLAMDISTDYIDHFKARFLEETGHRCSAFEVLIAKAWQARTRAAGFARGSPVHVCFAMNARPALRPRALPDGFYGNCYYIMRVSAAAEAVSEAPLNEVVRLIREGKKRLPSEFARWSRGEAGGDGDPYRITSDYRTLLVSDWSRLGFAEVDYGWGAPVHVVPLTNLDYIATCILVRPSAHKPGARLITQCVAADGVDAFHRDMMRLD is encoded by the exons ATGCGGAGCACCGGCCCGGCCGCTACCGCGACGGTGACGCGGGTGGCGCAGAGGGTGGTGGCCCCGTCGGCGCCGACGCCCGGCGGCGAGCTCCCGCTCTCCTGGCTCGACCGCTACCCCACGCAGCGCGCGCTCATCGAGTCCCTCCACGTCTTCAAGGGCCGCGCCGGCGACGATGCCGCCGAGTCCCCGGTCAGGGCCATCGAGGGCGCGCTGGCCGCCGCGCTCGTGAGCTACTACCCCATCGCCGGCCGGCTCGCGCTGTCCGACGGCGGCGAGCTGGTCGTGGACTGTACCGGCGAGGGCGTGTGGTTCGTGGAGGCCACCGCGAGCTGCACCCTCGAGGAGGTGGACTACCTCGAGTACCCGCTCATGGTGCCCAAGGACGAGCTGCTGCCGCACCCCACCTACCCCGCCTCCGACCCGCTCGCCGAGGACTCCGTAATCCTTCTAGTCCAG GTCACGCAGTTCGCCTGCGGCGGCTTCGTGGTCGGGTTCCGGTTCAGCCACGCCGTGGCGGACGGGCCCGGCGCGGCGCAGTTCATGTCGGCGATGGGCGAGATCGCGCGCGGGCGCGCGGCGCCGTCGCTGGCGCCGGCGTGGGGCCGCGAGGCGATCCCGAGCCCGCCGGCCGCGCCCGTGGGCCCGCTCCCGGTGCCGACGGAGCTCCGGCTGCAGTACCTGGCCATGGACATCTCCACCGACTACATCGACCACTTCAAGGCCCGGTTCCTGGAGGAGACGGGGCACCGGTGCAGCGCGTTCGAGGTGCTGATCGCCAAGGCGTGGCAGGCCCGCACCCGCGCCGCCGGGTTCGCGAGGGGCTCCCCGGTGCACGTGTGCTTCGCCATGAACGCGCGGCCCGCGCTCCGGCCCCGCGCGCTGCCGGACGGGTTCTACGGCAACTGCTACTACATCATGCgcgtgtcggcggcggcggaggccgtgTCGGAGGCGCCGCTGAACGAGGTGGTCCGGCTGATCCGCGAGGGCAAGAAGCGGCTCCCGTCCGAGTTCGCGCGGTGGAgccgcggcgaggcgggcggcgacggcgacccgTACCGCATCACGTCGGACTACCGGACGCTGCTGGTGTCGGACTGGTCGCGGCTGGGGTTCGCGGAGGTGGACTACGGGTGGGGCGCCCCCGTGCACGTGGTGCCGCTCACCAACCTGGACTACATCGCGACGTGCATCCTGGTGCGCCCCTCCGCGCACAAGCCCGGCGCGCGCCTCATCACCCAGTGCGTCGCCGCCGACGGCGTCGACGCCTTCCACCGCGACATGATGCGCCTCGACTGA